One window of the Apium graveolens cultivar Ventura unplaced genomic scaffold, ASM990537v1 ctg5390, whole genome shotgun sequence genome contains the following:
- the LOC141702632 gene encoding peroxidase N1-like gives MDSYHNNCTLLVLLLLVAPLALAQTRVGFYSTSCPRAESIVTATVRKHVKGNTAVAPGLLRMIFHDCFVHGCDASILIDGSNAEKTARPNLLLRGYEVIDDAKTQLEAACPGVVSCADILALAGRDSTVAVGGLTYRVPTGRRDGRVSLASDTANLPGFTDSVAVQKKKFADVGLSAQDLVTLVGGHTIGTVACQFVSYRLYNFTTSGGADPTIDPTFLPTLQSLCPQNGDGNKRIALDYGSGDTFDHSFFKNVQRNRGILESDQSLWQDSTTKNFVRRFIGIRGLAGLTLNVEFGRAMIRMTNVGVKTGTDGEIRKVCSAIN, from the exons ATGGATTCTTACCATAACAACTGCACTCTTTTAGTTCTTCTTTTACTTGTAGCACCTCTGGCATTGGCACAAACTAGGGTCGGGTTTTATTCGACTTCTTGTCCGAGAGCTGAATCAATTGTTACAGCCACAGTAAGGAAACATGTCAAGGGCAATACTGCAGTTGCTCCCGGATTGCTAAGAATGATCTTCCATGATTGCTTTGTTCATGGTTGCGATGCCTCGATTCTTATCGATGGCAGCAATGCTGAGAAAACAGCTAGGCCGAATCTTTTGTTGAGGGGATATGAAGTCATTGATGATGCCAAAACACAACTGGAGGCAGCATGCCCTGGAGTTGTGTCTTGTGCTGATATCCTTGCTCTTGCTGGTCGTGACTCTACAGTTGCG GTCGGTGGATTGACATACCGTGTGCCAACAGGCAGGAGAGACGGAAGGGTGTCATTAGCTTCCGATACGGCTAATTTGCCAGGTTTCACAGACTCGGTCGCTGTTCAAAAGAAAAAATTTGCTGACGTAGGTCTGAGTGCTCAAGATCTTGTTACTCTTGTTG GAGGACACACTATTGGAACAGTTGCttgccaattcgtaagctacaGACTCTACAATTTCACTACTTCTGGCGGTGCTGATCCTACCATTGATCCCACATTTCTTCCAACACTTCAATCTCTTTGTCCTCAAAACGGAGATGGAAATAAACGTATCGCTTTGGACTATGGAAGCGGTGACACATTCGATCATTCTTTCTTCAAAAATGTTCAGAGAAACCGCGGAATTCTCGAATCCGATCAAAGCTTGTGGCAGGACAGTACAACAAAGAACTTTGTACGGAGGTTTATAGGGATTAGAGGGTTGGCTGGATTGACGTTAAACGTTGAGTTTGGAAGAGCCATGATTAGAATGACTAATGTTGGAGTGAAAACTGGCACTGACGGTGAAATTCGAAAAGTTTGTTCtgcaattaattaa